A part of Streptomyces sp. DSM 40750 genomic DNA contains:
- the adhE gene encoding bifunctional acetaldehyde-CoA/alcohol dehydrogenase yields the protein MTRQDARTRAAAPGGEPSETAIAVDRLVTNGLKALADYEDHDQEQVDHIVKKASVAALDQHTALARLAVEETGRGLFEDKAAKNMFACEHVTHSMGRMKTVGVIARDDIEDMVEIAEPVGVVCAITPVTNPTSTTIFKALMALKTRNPVVFAFHPSAQRCSAEAARIVRDAAVAAGAPEHCIQWIETPSVEATGTLMRHPGVSLILATGGNAMVKAAYSAGKPALGVGAGNVPAYVHKSAKLRRAVNDLVLSKSFDNGMICASEQAVILDDEIYDAALAEFRTLHAHLATAEEKAKLETFLFPTGRTGAGCEPKVNAAAVGQSPAWIAEQAGFTVPEGTSVILVEAERVGPDEPLTREKLCPVLAVLRAGSEQQGFDLAADMVAFHGQGHSAVVHTEDHALAEAYGKRINTVRIIVNAPSSQGAIGGVYNSLLPSLTLGCGSWGSTSVSNNVSAPQLLNVKRIGTRRNNMQWFKVPPKIYFEPQAIGYLASMPDVHRVTIVTDATMTRLGFVDRIDRVLKRRPGPVTLQIIDNVEPEPSIDSVQRGARLMRDFRPDTIIALGGGSPMDAAKVMWLLYEHPDIDFADMRHKFSDIRKRAFRFPTLGSLARLVCVPTTSGTGAEVTPFAVISDPATGKKYPLADYALTPSVAIIDPLLTTALPPALAADSGFDALTHAIEAYVSVYASDFTDGLALHAIRLIFDHLEAAVNDRGGSAEAREKMHNAGTIAGMAFGNAFLGIVHAMSHTLGATFHIAHGRTNAVLLPHVIRYNGTVPTKLTGWPKYESYRAPERYQDIARALGLPAATPQAGVESLARAVERLRDAVGIEPSFQALSVDERAFLDALPQQALNAYEDQCAPANPRMPMLDDMQEIMRGAYYGPAGIAGE from the coding sequence ATGACCCGACAGGACGCCCGAACCCGAGCCGCTGCCCCGGGCGGCGAGCCGTCCGAGACCGCGATCGCCGTCGACCGGCTGGTCACGAACGGGCTCAAGGCGCTCGCCGACTACGAGGACCACGACCAGGAGCAGGTCGACCACATCGTCAAGAAGGCGTCGGTCGCCGCCCTGGACCAGCACACCGCCCTGGCCCGCCTGGCGGTGGAGGAGACCGGTCGCGGCCTGTTCGAGGACAAGGCCGCCAAGAACATGTTCGCGTGCGAGCACGTCACCCACAGCATGGGCCGTATGAAGACCGTCGGCGTCATCGCCCGCGACGACATCGAGGACATGGTCGAGATCGCCGAACCGGTGGGGGTGGTGTGCGCGATCACGCCGGTCACCAACCCGACCTCCACCACGATCTTCAAGGCACTGATGGCGCTGAAGACCCGCAACCCGGTCGTCTTCGCCTTCCACCCCTCGGCCCAGCGCTGCAGCGCCGAGGCCGCTCGCATCGTGCGCGACGCGGCCGTCGCCGCGGGCGCGCCGGAGCACTGCATCCAGTGGATCGAGACACCGTCGGTAGAAGCGACTGGCACGCTCATGCGCCACCCGGGCGTCTCGCTGATCCTCGCCACCGGCGGCAACGCCATGGTCAAGGCCGCCTACTCCGCGGGCAAGCCCGCCCTGGGCGTCGGCGCCGGCAACGTCCCCGCCTACGTCCACAAGAGCGCCAAGCTGCGCCGCGCCGTCAACGACCTCGTGCTGTCGAAGTCGTTCGACAACGGAATGATCTGCGCCTCCGAACAGGCCGTCATCCTGGACGACGAGATCTACGACGCAGCCCTGGCCGAGTTCCGCACCCTGCACGCCCACCTGGCGACCGCCGAGGAGAAGGCGAAGCTGGAGACGTTCCTGTTCCCCACCGGTCGGACGGGCGCGGGCTGCGAGCCCAAGGTCAACGCCGCGGCCGTGGGACAGAGCCCGGCGTGGATCGCCGAACAGGCCGGCTTCACCGTGCCCGAGGGCACCTCCGTCATCCTGGTCGAGGCCGAACGCGTCGGCCCGGACGAGCCGCTGACCCGCGAGAAGCTCTGCCCGGTCCTCGCCGTCCTGCGGGCCGGCTCCGAGCAGCAGGGCTTCGACCTGGCCGCCGACATGGTCGCCTTCCACGGCCAGGGCCACAGCGCCGTCGTCCACACCGAGGACCACGCGCTGGCGGAGGCGTACGGCAAGCGCATCAACACCGTGCGGATCATCGTCAACGCACCCTCCTCGCAGGGCGCCATCGGCGGCGTCTACAACAGCCTCCTGCCGTCCCTCACCCTGGGCTGCGGCTCCTGGGGCAGCACGTCGGTGTCCAACAACGTCTCCGCCCCCCAGCTCCTGAACGTCAAGCGGATCGGCACGCGCCGCAACAACATGCAGTGGTTCAAGGTCCCACCGAAGATCTATTTCGAACCGCAGGCCATCGGCTACCTCGCCTCCATGCCGGACGTCCACCGCGTCACCATCGTCACCGACGCGACCATGACCCGCCTCGGCTTCGTCGACCGCATCGACCGCGTCCTCAAGCGCCGTCCGGGGCCCGTGACACTGCAGATCATCGACAACGTCGAACCGGAACCCAGCATCGACTCCGTGCAGCGCGGTGCCCGCCTCATGCGGGACTTCCGCCCGGACACGATCATCGCGCTCGGCGGCGGCTCGCCCATGGACGCGGCGAAGGTGATGTGGCTGCTCTACGAGCACCCGGACATCGACTTCGCCGACATGCGGCACAAGTTCTCCGACATCCGCAAGCGCGCCTTCCGCTTTCCGACACTGGGCAGCCTGGCCCGCCTGGTGTGCGTGCCCACCACCTCCGGCACCGGCGCCGAGGTCACGCCGTTCGCCGTCATCTCCGACCCGGCCACGGGCAAGAAGTACCCGCTGGCCGACTACGCGCTCACCCCGAGCGTGGCCATCATCGACCCCCTCCTCACCACCGCCCTGCCCCCGGCGCTGGCCGCCGACAGCGGCTTCGACGCCCTCACCCACGCCATCGAGGCGTACGTGTCCGTCTACGCCAGCGACTTCACCGACGGGCTGGCGCTGCACGCGATCCGGCTGATCTTCGACCACCTCGAAGCGGCGGTGAACGACCGCGGGGGCTCCGCGGAGGCCCGGGAGAAGATGCACAACGCAGGCACCATCGCGGGCATGGCCTTCGGCAACGCCTTCCTCGGCATCGTCCACGCCATGTCCCACACGCTCGGCGCCACCTTCCACATCGCGCACGGCCGCACCAACGCGGTTCTGCTGCCGCACGTCATCCGCTACAACGGCACCGTCCCGACCAAGCTCACCGGCTGGCCCAAGTACGAGAGCTACCGGGCTCCCGAGCGCTACCAGGACATCGCCCGCGCCCTCGGCCTCCCCGCCGCCACCCCGCAGGCCGGGGTGGAGTCGCTCGCCCGGGCCGTTGAGCGCCTGCGCGACGCCGTGGGCATCGAGCCGTCGTTCCAGGCCCTCAGCGTCGACGAGCGCGCCTTCCTCGACGCGCTGCCCCAGCAGGCACTCAACGCCTACGAGGACCAGTGCGCGCCCGCCAACCCGCGGATGCCCATGCTCGACGACATGCAGGAGATCATGCGAGGGGCTTACTACGGTCCCGCCGGCATAGCCGGGGAGTAG
- the pflA gene encoding pyruvate formate-lyase-activating protein has product MTGRVHSWDLSTGVDGPGTRFVLFVSGCPLRCLYCANPDTWHMRDGKQTTVDKVMAEIEKYRPFITTAGGGVTLTGGEALLQPAFTADIFRRCKELGLHTALDTSGFLGARATDELLADTDLVLLDIKSFDVRTYRKLTGGGLSPTLNFATRLDRLGVPVWIRYVLVPGWTDDPVAVDGLGAFLAGLSNVDRVDVLPFHRLGAHKYDVLGLPFPLRDTPTPDPGLTERVREQFREHGLRAL; this is encoded by the coding sequence ATGACGGGCCGGGTCCACTCCTGGGACCTGTCCACGGGAGTGGACGGTCCCGGGACCCGGTTCGTGCTGTTCGTCAGCGGTTGCCCGCTGCGCTGCCTGTACTGCGCCAACCCGGACACCTGGCACATGCGCGACGGGAAACAGACCACCGTGGACAAGGTGATGGCCGAGATCGAGAAGTACCGGCCCTTCATCACCACCGCGGGCGGGGGAGTGACGCTCACCGGCGGCGAGGCGCTGCTGCAGCCCGCGTTCACGGCCGACATCTTCCGCCGTTGCAAGGAGCTCGGTCTGCACACCGCGCTCGACACCTCCGGCTTCCTCGGCGCCCGCGCGACCGACGAGCTTCTCGCCGACACCGACCTGGTTCTGCTGGACATCAAGTCCTTCGACGTCCGCACGTACCGGAAGTTGACCGGAGGGGGCCTCTCCCCGACCCTCAACTTCGCCACCCGCTTGGACCGGCTCGGCGTCCCTGTGTGGATCCGCTATGTCCTGGTGCCCGGCTGGACCGACGATCCGGTGGCCGTCGATGGGCTCGGTGCGTTCCTCGCCGGGCTGAGCAACGTCGACCGGGTGGACGTCCTGCCGTTCCACAGGCTCGGCGCCCACAAGTACGACGTGCTGGGGCTCCCCTTCCCGCTGCGCGACACACCCACGCCGGATCCGGGCCTGACGGAGCGGGTGCGCGAGCAGTTCCGGGAGCATGGGCTGCGGGCCCTTTGA
- the pflB gene encoding formate C-acetyltransferase — protein sequence MTATVTAGARTATEAWRGFAGLRWRDHIDVRDFIQANYTPYEGDSAFLVGPTERTLTVWRKVAAHFPDERRKGIFDVDPGTPSTITSHRPGFIDRDRELIVGLQTDAPLRRAIMPNGGLRMVENSLKAYGYKADPFVTRVFGTYRKTHNDGVFDAYTPEMRAARKAGIITGLPDAYGRGRIIGDYRRVALYGTDRLIESKRAERALLDASASSPDVIRDREELAEQIRALGELTEMAASYGCDVSRPAATAHEAVQWLYFGFLAAVKEQNGAAMSLGRTSTFLDVYVQRDLDEGTLDESRAQELVDDFVIKLRIVRFLRTPEYDALFSGDPTWVTESIGGIGGDGRTLVTRTSFRFLQTLYNLGPAPEPNLTVLWSPGLPSGFKEFCAQVSIDTSAVQYESDDLMRPRTGDDTAIACCVSAMTVGRQMQFFGARVNLAKALLYAINGGRDEMTGEQVAPEVAALTSDYLEYEELSAAYDRMLDWLAQTYVNTLNVIHYMHDKYAYERIEMALHNHPVYRYMACGIAGLSVAADSLSAVRYARVKVIRDDTGLAVDYEIEGDFPAYGNNDDRVDSIAVGLVKSFMSKVRRHPTYRNAEHTQSVLTITSNVVYGKHTGNTPDGRRAGEPFAPGANPMNGRDRHGVAASALSVAKLPYAEARDGISLTTTITPEGLGHDPAERAGHLVGILDGYMASGGFHMNVNVLDRATLEDAMEHPEKYPELTVRVSGYAVNFVRLTREQQLDVISRTFHGSL from the coding sequence ATGACGGCAACAGTGACAGCTGGAGCCCGGACGGCGACCGAGGCATGGCGAGGCTTCGCCGGCTTGCGCTGGCGGGACCACATCGACGTACGCGACTTCATCCAGGCCAACTACACGCCCTACGAAGGTGACTCGGCGTTCCTGGTCGGTCCGACCGAGCGCACCCTCACTGTCTGGCGCAAGGTCGCCGCTCACTTTCCCGATGAGCGGCGAAAGGGAATCTTCGACGTCGACCCGGGGACCCCGTCCACCATCACCTCGCACCGGCCGGGTTTCATCGACCGCGACCGCGAACTGATCGTCGGCCTGCAGACCGATGCCCCGCTGAGGCGGGCGATCATGCCCAACGGTGGGCTGCGGATGGTCGAGAACAGTCTGAAGGCGTACGGCTACAAGGCCGACCCCTTCGTCACACGCGTCTTCGGGACCTACCGCAAGACCCACAACGACGGTGTCTTCGACGCCTACACCCCCGAGATGCGGGCTGCCCGCAAGGCCGGGATCATCACCGGTCTGCCGGACGCCTACGGCCGTGGCCGGATCATCGGCGACTACCGGCGCGTCGCGCTGTACGGCACCGACCGGCTCATCGAGTCCAAGCGGGCTGAGCGTGCGCTGCTGGACGCGTCGGCCTCGAGTCCGGATGTCATCCGTGACCGTGAGGAACTGGCCGAGCAGATACGGGCGTTGGGTGAACTGACGGAGATGGCGGCCTCGTACGGCTGCGACGTCTCCCGCCCCGCCGCCACTGCCCACGAGGCGGTGCAGTGGCTCTACTTCGGCTTCCTGGCGGCGGTGAAGGAGCAGAACGGCGCCGCGATGTCGCTGGGCCGCACCTCCACGTTCCTGGACGTCTACGTGCAGCGGGATCTCGACGAGGGGACCCTCGACGAGTCGCGGGCCCAGGAACTGGTCGACGATTTCGTGATCAAGCTGCGGATCGTGCGGTTCCTGCGCACGCCGGAGTACGACGCGCTGTTCTCCGGCGACCCGACCTGGGTGACGGAGTCCATCGGCGGTATCGGCGGCGACGGGCGCACGCTGGTCACCCGCACGTCTTTCCGCTTCCTGCAGACGCTCTACAACCTCGGCCCGGCCCCGGAGCCCAACCTGACCGTGTTGTGGTCGCCCGGGCTGCCGTCCGGGTTCAAGGAGTTCTGCGCCCAGGTGTCCATCGACACCAGCGCCGTGCAGTACGAGTCCGACGACCTGATGCGTCCGCGCACCGGCGACGACACCGCGATCGCCTGCTGCGTCTCCGCGATGACGGTGGGTCGGCAGATGCAGTTCTTCGGCGCCCGCGTCAACCTGGCCAAGGCGCTGTTGTACGCGATCAACGGCGGGCGGGATGAGATGACCGGCGAACAGGTCGCGCCCGAGGTCGCCGCTCTGACCAGCGATTACCTGGAGTACGAGGAGCTTTCGGCCGCGTACGACCGCATGCTGGACTGGTTGGCGCAGACGTACGTCAACACGCTCAATGTCATCCACTACATGCACGACAAGTACGCGTACGAGCGCATCGAGATGGCGTTGCACAACCACCCGGTGTACCGCTACATGGCCTGCGGGATCGCCGGGCTGTCGGTGGCCGCCGACAGCCTCTCCGCCGTCAGGTACGCCCGGGTGAAGGTGATCCGGGACGACACCGGCCTGGCCGTCGACTACGAGATCGAGGGTGACTTCCCGGCGTACGGCAACAACGACGACCGTGTCGACTCCATCGCGGTCGGCCTCGTGAAGTCCTTCATGTCCAAGGTCCGCCGCCATCCCACCTACCGGAACGCCGAGCACACACAGTCGGTGCTGACCATCACCTCGAATGTGGTGTACGGCAAGCACACGGGCAACACCCCTGACGGCCGCCGTGCCGGAGAGCCCTTCGCGCCCGGCGCCAACCCGATGAACGGGCGGGACCGGCACGGGGTGGCCGCCTCCGCGCTGTCGGTGGCGAAGCTGCCGTACGCGGAGGCCCGGGACGGCATCTCGCTGACGACCACGATCACCCCCGAGGGCCTGGGGCACGACCCGGCCGAGCGCGCCGGCCATCTGGTCGGAATCCTGGACGGGTACATGGCCTCCGGCGGTTTCCACATGAACGTGAACGTTCTGGACCGGGCGACGCTGGAGGACGCGATGGAACACCCGGAGAAGTACCCGGAGTTGACGGTCCGGGTCTCCGGGTACGCCGTCAACTTCGTCCGCCTGACGCGCGAGCAGCAGCTCGACGTGATCAGTCGCACCTTCCACGGATCGTTGTGA
- a CDS encoding DoxX family membrane protein — protein MAVHDHPHRHLGFRFPSRHRAGTAPVSADETTAGATATRAYVFAGLRLLTGFVFLWAFLDKTFGFGYATGSGKGWIDGGSPTKGFLGGVAVGPMESTFHDWAGAAWADWLFMLGLLGIGVALIAGIGLRLAAVAGTVMMAFMWIAEWPPAKHLSDGSASMSTNPFADYHLIYAIVLIALAVAGAGATWGLGKAWARLPFVSRNRWLL, from the coding sequence ATGGCAGTGCACGACCACCCCCACCGGCATCTGGGATTCCGCTTCCCGTCCCGGCACAGGGCGGGGACGGCTCCCGTCTCCGCCGACGAGACGACCGCCGGCGCGACGGCGACCCGGGCGTACGTGTTCGCAGGGCTCCGTCTCCTGACCGGGTTCGTCTTCCTGTGGGCGTTCCTGGACAAGACCTTCGGCTTCGGTTATGCGACCGGCTCCGGCAAGGGCTGGATCGACGGCGGCTCGCCCACCAAGGGCTTCCTCGGCGGTGTCGCCGTCGGCCCGATGGAGTCCACCTTCCACGACTGGGCCGGCGCCGCTTGGGCGGACTGGCTGTTCATGCTCGGCCTGCTCGGCATCGGCGTCGCCCTGATCGCGGGCATCGGGCTGCGGTTAGCCGCGGTCGCCGGCACCGTGATGATGGCCTTCATGTGGATCGCGGAGTGGCCGCCGGCCAAGCACCTCTCCGACGGCTCGGCGAGCATGTCGACCAACCCGTTCGCCGACTACCACCTCATCTACGCCATCGTCCTGATCGCCCTGGCGGTCGCGGGCGCCGGCGCCACCTGGGGACTGGGCAAGGCGTGGGCGCGGCTGCCGTTCGTCAGCCGCAACCGCTGGCTGCTCTGA
- a CDS encoding universal stress protein, with protein MTDRHVVVGVDGSLVAVRALDWAAEEAARRGAALRIVYAVADRDEAGPVLASAASRVHERHPGLPVETRAVEGGAVRVLAGESEGAVLTVVGTRGFGGVSGLLAGSVSWRLAAHAHGPLLVARGDHPRDEGREVLLGLESDADEAAAAYAFQEASRRGARLRVVHSATHRHTTPELPSLVAATSPGQQRQARNDRAEEAVPRFSVARLREEYPEVEVDSRTVRTGPAHALLAGTREAGVVIIGTRRRVGRLGPPLGPVAHVLLHHSHCPVVLVPTT; from the coding sequence ATGACTGACCGCCATGTGGTCGTTGGAGTGGACGGTTCACTGGTCGCCGTACGGGCCTTGGACTGGGCCGCAGAGGAGGCGGCGCGCCGCGGCGCCGCGTTGCGCATCGTGTACGCCGTGGCCGACCGCGACGAGGCCGGGCCGGTTCTGGCGTCGGCCGCCTCGCGGGTCCACGAGCGTCATCCCGGTCTGCCGGTGGAGACCAGGGCCGTGGAGGGCGGCGCTGTGCGGGTGCTGGCAGGGGAGAGCGAGGGCGCGGTCCTCACCGTCGTGGGCACCCGGGGGTTCGGCGGTGTCTCCGGTCTGCTGGCCGGCTCGGTGAGCTGGCGCCTGGCCGCGCACGCGCACGGTCCGCTGCTGGTCGCCCGTGGGGATCACCCTCGCGACGAGGGGCGCGAGGTGCTGCTCGGCCTGGAGAGCGACGCCGATGAGGCCGCAGCCGCTTATGCCTTCCAGGAGGCATCCCGGCGTGGGGCCCGGCTGCGCGTCGTGCACTCCGCAACGCACCGGCACACCACGCCGGAACTGCCCTCGCTGGTAGCCGCGACGAGCCCCGGCCAGCAGCGCCAGGCCCGGAACGACCGGGCGGAAGAAGCCGTGCCGCGCTTCAGCGTCGCCCGACTGCGGGAGGAGTACCCCGAGGTCGAGGTCGACAGCCGCACGGTCCGCACCGGCCCGGCCCACGCCCTGCTGGCGGGTACCCGCGAGGCCGGCGTCGTGATCATCGGCACGCGCCGACGCGTGGGCCGGCTCGGTCCACCGCTCGGCCCGGTCGCGCATGTCCTGTTGCACCACTCCCACTGCCCCGTGGTGCTGGTGCCGACGACCTGA
- a CDS encoding pyridoxamine 5'-phosphate oxidase family protein, giving the protein MYPNDGFRELGRQECLRLLAKVPIGRIVFTRRALPAVLPVNFSLDGDGAVLLRTSAASELVRAIDGTVVALEADEVDAARHSGWSVVVTGSATVVTDPAEYERLARTGPVSWVPAPQEVFVRIESELVTGRELVGGRTLYGVDLTA; this is encoded by the coding sequence ATGTACCCCAACGACGGTTTCCGCGAACTCGGGCGGCAGGAGTGCCTGCGGCTGCTGGCCAAGGTGCCCATCGGCCGCATCGTCTTCACGCGCCGCGCCCTGCCCGCCGTGCTGCCGGTCAACTTCAGCCTGGACGGCGACGGCGCGGTCCTGCTGCGGACCTCCGCAGCCTCGGAACTGGTCCGCGCGATCGACGGCACGGTGGTCGCCCTTGAGGCGGACGAGGTCGACGCGGCCCGGCACTCCGGCTGGAGCGTCGTCGTCACCGGGTCGGCCACGGTGGTGACCGACCCGGCCGAATACGAACGCCTGGCCCGCACCGGCCCGGTCTCCTGGGTGCCCGCGCCGCAGGAGGTCTTCGTCCGTATCGAGTCCGAACTGGTCACCGGCCGTGAGCTCGTCGGTGGACGCACCCTGTACGGGGTGGACCTCACTGCCTGA
- a CDS encoding STAS domain-containing protein, which produces MSENDPRSAPHHTERTVGETTVVELRGEIDIFTAPSLAARLDALTADQHPDLVLDLRVTAFIDCTGLGILCRARNRAEARHGRLRLVTDSALFRRILRAVDLAGVFELHPSLGTALAHTPQAAAAG; this is translated from the coding sequence ATGTCCGAGAACGACCCCAGGTCCGCGCCTCACCACACGGAACGCACCGTCGGTGAAACCACCGTCGTGGAGCTGCGCGGCGAGATCGACATATTCACTGCGCCGTCCCTCGCGGCCCGGCTGGATGCCCTCACCGCCGACCAGCACCCCGATCTGGTCCTGGACCTGCGTGTCACGGCCTTCATCGACTGCACCGGCCTCGGGATCCTGTGCCGGGCACGGAACCGAGCCGAGGCCCGGCACGGCCGGCTCCGGCTGGTCACCGACAGCGCGCTCTTCCGGCGGATCCTTCGCGCCGTTGACCTGGCAGGTGTCTTCGAGCTGCACCCCAGCCTGGGCACGGCCCTGGCCCATACGCCGCAAGCTGCCGCCGCGGGTTGA
- a CDS encoding Acg family FMN-binding oxidoreductase: MHSTSLDSVIPETCVSAAVAAPSIHNTQPWSFRMDPESAMFQVRAAPERGLRHTDPAGRALHLSVGACLLNLRVAIAHSGWSPVRRLLPSPEDPGLLAIVRLAGSVARRPTGHRADLYEAIWRRHSSRLPFSGRPLPPDLRNELGEAARVEGARLWFPDAVETARLLRLTAEAERRNRVDTDRATESSRWVHRDLEPGPDVGMPRAVLGPQDAREHLPLRDFTAQRHAERLVARPFEATPIVAVLITEHDRRADWLRAGQALQHAWLLATAHGLRASLLHQALEWPDLRRSLSPTPGRTDHVQMLIRLGYGPEGAASPRRTLRMALDDAPASR; this comes from the coding sequence ATGCACAGCACATCCCTGGACTCCGTGATTCCGGAGACCTGCGTGTCGGCCGCGGTCGCCGCGCCCTCGATTCACAACACCCAGCCATGGTCGTTCCGCATGGATCCCGAGTCGGCCATGTTCCAGGTGCGCGCTGCCCCTGAACGCGGCCTGCGGCACACGGACCCGGCAGGTCGTGCCCTGCATCTTTCGGTGGGGGCGTGCCTCTTGAATCTCCGGGTCGCGATCGCGCACTCCGGATGGTCGCCGGTGAGGCGCCTGTTGCCCTCTCCGGAGGACCCCGGCCTACTCGCCATCGTTCGCCTGGCGGGGTCCGTTGCCCGGCGCCCGACGGGGCACCGGGCCGACCTGTATGAGGCGATCTGGCGCAGGCACAGCAGCCGCCTCCCGTTCTCGGGGCGGCCGCTGCCACCGGATCTGCGCAACGAACTCGGTGAAGCCGCCCGTGTGGAGGGGGCGCGGCTCTGGTTTCCCGACGCCGTCGAGACGGCACGCCTGCTCCGCCTGACCGCAGAGGCCGAGCGCCGCAACCGCGTCGACACCGACCGCGCCACGGAGAGCAGCCGCTGGGTGCACCGAGACCTGGAGCCGGGTCCCGATGTGGGCATGCCACGGGCGGTGCTCGGCCCCCAGGACGCACGCGAACACCTTCCCCTGCGGGACTTCACCGCGCAGCGGCACGCCGAGCGGCTGGTCGCCCGGCCGTTCGAGGCGACACCCATCGTTGCTGTGCTGATCACTGAGCACGACCGCCGCGCCGACTGGCTGCGGGCCGGACAAGCGCTCCAGCACGCGTGGCTCCTCGCCACGGCACACGGTCTGCGCGCCTCCCTCCTGCACCAGGCGCTGGAGTGGCCGGACCTGCGCCGTTCCCTGAGCCCGACGCCTGGGCGGACCGATCATGTGCAGATGCTCATCCGTCTCGGATACGGCCCCGAAGGCGCTGCGAGCCCACGGCGCACCCTGCGCATGGCGCTCGACGACGCGCCGGCGAGTCGCTAG
- a CDS encoding Rv1733c family protein, protein MDGSRGTKKRLWRWRNNPLRRRYDILEAWIMLSVWAVTAVGGTVAGLVTAHAADEVFARQRAERYSVRAVLLNNVPRNVAGDGTTSDKIAAPVRWTDPDGSAHTDKTLVDTGLKAGSRIVVWTDGQGEITAEPPTPTEAAVEADALATAAALAFAGLAFGAGTLARWRLDRRRIDQWGREWDLVGPQWSHSTG, encoded by the coding sequence ATGGACGGCAGCAGGGGTACGAAGAAGCGGCTCTGGCGATGGCGGAACAACCCGCTCCGACGGCGCTACGACATCCTCGAAGCGTGGATCATGCTGTCCGTGTGGGCGGTCACCGCGGTGGGCGGTACCGTCGCCGGCCTGGTGACGGCCCACGCCGCCGACGAGGTGTTCGCCCGGCAGCGCGCCGAGCGGTATTCCGTCCGCGCTGTCCTCCTCAACAACGTCCCGCGGAACGTGGCGGGTGACGGAACCACCAGCGACAAGATCGCCGCGCCAGTCCGCTGGACAGATCCCGACGGCTCCGCCCACACCGACAAGACCTTGGTGGACACCGGGCTGAAGGCCGGATCCAGGATCGTCGTCTGGACGGACGGCCAAGGCGAGATCACCGCCGAGCCGCCGACTCCCACGGAAGCAGCCGTCGAAGCCGACGCCCTGGCCACCGCGGCCGCTCTCGCCTTCGCCGGCCTCGCCTTCGGCGCCGGAACCCTCGCACGGTGGAGGCTCGACCGGCGGCGCATCGACCAGTGGGGCAGGGAGTGGGATCTGGTCGGTCCGCAGTGGAGCCACAGCACCGGATGA
- a CDS encoding carbamate kinase, translating into MRIVIALGGNALLRRGDRPDAAVQQANIDRVTTAVAALALEHEVVITHGNEPQIGLLAMESAADPVLTAPYPLDLLGAQTEGLIGSLLVRALHDALPGHKIAALVTHTLVRADDPAFERPTKRVGPVYPRDIARTLARRRGWHIAKDASGWRQVVASPEPEGIVETETIHDLLACGALVICAGGGGVPVTADSDTGALHGVNAVVDKDLTAALLAEELKADFLLILTDVPCVYTGYGTRDPQPVLDATPDDLRRAGFPADSMGPKTEAAARFVERTGGLAAIGALDAAYEIVHGRSGTLVRLDLAVG; encoded by the coding sequence ATGCGCATCGTCATCGCTCTCGGCGGCAACGCCCTGCTGCGCCGGGGTGATCGCCCCGACGCGGCCGTGCAGCAGGCGAACATCGACCGGGTGACCACCGCTGTTGCCGCTCTCGCTCTCGAACACGAGGTCGTCATCACCCATGGCAACGAGCCGCAGATCGGCCTGCTCGCCATGGAGAGCGCGGCCGACCCGGTCCTGACCGCCCCCTATCCGCTGGACCTGCTGGGCGCCCAGACCGAGGGCCTGATCGGTTCGCTGCTGGTCCGGGCCCTGCACGACGCGCTGCCCGGTCACAAGATCGCCGCACTCGTCACCCACACCCTGGTACGGGCGGACGACCCGGCCTTCGAGCGGCCCACGAAGCGCGTCGGCCCGGTGTACCCCCGGGACATCGCCCGCACCCTCGCGCGAAGGCGCGGCTGGCACATCGCCAAGGACGCCAGCGGGTGGCGCCAAGTCGTCGCCTCACCCGAGCCCGAGGGAATCGTCGAGACCGAGACCATCCACGACCTGCTCGCCTGCGGAGCGCTGGTCATCTGCGCCGGCGGCGGAGGCGTGCCCGTCACCGCCGACAGCGACACCGGCGCCCTGCACGGAGTGAACGCGGTCGTCGACAAGGACCTCACCGCCGCCCTGCTCGCCGAGGAACTCAAGGCCGACTTCCTGCTCATCCTCACCGATGTGCCGTGCGTCTACACCGGCTACGGCACCCGCGACCCTCAGCCCGTCCTCGACGCCACCCCCGACGACCTGCGCCGCGCAGGCTTCCCCGCCGACTCCATGGGCCCCAAGACGGAGGCCGCCGCCCGGTTCGTCGAACGCACCGGGGGCCTTGCCGCCATCGGCGCCCTGGATGCGGCGTACGAGATCGTCCACGGGAGGTCGGGGACCCTGGTGCGCCTCGATCTGGCCGTCGGCTGA